One Triticum dicoccoides isolate Atlit2015 ecotype Zavitan chromosome 4B, WEW_v2.0, whole genome shotgun sequence genomic window carries:
- the LOC119294269 gene encoding hydrophobic seed protein-like, whose protein sequence is MTPSCKLVLLLLAMALTVSIVHGCGGYNCQTPPPSPPPPSCPPPPPPPSPPPPSTSGGSCPDLGVCLSLLSVPIVSLGVSPYEPCCQLLGELAGLDAAACLCDVVVLHGLIHVDVVALLNQCKIPCESNHTCRR, encoded by the coding sequence ATGACGCCCTCGTGCaagctcgtcctcctcctccttgccaTGGCATTGACGGTCTCCATCGTGCACGGTTGCGGCGGATACAACTGCCAGACCCCACCGCCGTCACCACCACCTCCGTCATGCCCGCCGCCCCCACCGCCGCCGTCACCGCCACCACCATCAACCAGCGGTGGCTCGTGCCCGGATCTGGGCGTGTGCTTGAGCCTGCTGAGCGTGCCGATTGTCAGCCTCGGCGTGTCGCCGTATGAACCGTGCTGCCAGCTGCTGGGCGAGTTGGCCGGCCTGGACGCTGCCGCGTGCCTCTGTGACGTGGTCGTCCTCCACGGGCTGATCCACGTCGACGTCGTCGCCCTCCTCAACCAGTGCAAGATTCCATGCGAATCAAACCACACCTGCCGGCGCTGA